From the genome of Nitrospirota bacterium:
TCAGCGATTCGCTGGAATACGCGCCCGCACCCATTCCACCACCTGGTCCAATCCCTGACCGGTCGGCAGGTTGGTGAAGATAAAGGGCAGGCTCTCGCGCATCTTCTTGCTGTCACGGTCCATCACGGAGAGGTCGGCCCGTACGTGCGGGGCCAGATCGATCTTGTTGATCACGAGCAGGTCCGATCTGGTGATCCCGGGTCCGCCCTTGCGCGGAATCTTGTCGCCCGCCGCCACGTCGATCACATAGATGGTATAGTCCACGAGCTCGGGGCTGAACGTCGCGGCCAGGTTGTCGCCGCCGCTTTCGATGAACAATACGCGGACATCCGGGAACCGCCTCACCAGATCGTCCAACGCTTCCTGATTGTGCGAGGCATCCTCGCGGATCGCCGTATGAGGACAGCCGCCTGTTTCCACGCCCAGGATGCGCTCCGGAGGAAGGACGCCGCGCCGCGTGAGGAATTCCGCGTCTTCCTTGGTGAAAATATCGTTCGTGACCACGCCGATACTGTGGCTGTCCCGCAGCTTGCGGCAGAGCGCCTCGACAAGGGCCGTCTTGCCGGAACCGACCGGGCCGCCGATCCCGAACGTAGGGATCTTGTTGGCACGGGCCAGCGTGGGTTTGCCGTTGCCCTCATGATGGTGGTCGTGATGATGTCCGCTCATAGGATTGTGATTGGTGAATAGTGAAATGTGATCGGTTAAGAACGGAACAATCGCGACGCAAGGCGACTGTGCCTCATGGCATGGATGTCCTGTACCGGTGTCCAGGCGG
Proteins encoded in this window:
- the ureG gene encoding urease accessory protein UreG; its protein translation is MSGHHHDHHHEGNGKPTLARANKIPTFGIGGPVGSGKTALVEALCRKLRDSHSIGVVTNDIFTKEDAEFLTRRGVLPPERILGVETGGCPHTAIREDASHNQEALDDLVRRFPDVRVLFIESGGDNLAATFSPELVDYTIYVIDVAAGDKIPRKGGPGITRSDLLVINKIDLAPHVRADLSVMDRDSKKMRESLPFIFTNLPTGQGLDQVVEWVRARIPANR